A segment of the Streptomyces pactum genome:
GGTCGCCGGTTCGTTCGTGAAGATCGTCGCCCCGGCCGCGGTCGGCGGCGTCGCTCTGAACACCCGCTTCCTGCAGCGCGCGGGTGTACGGCCGGGGCTCGCGGTGGCGAGTGTCGGCGCGTCGCAGTTGTTTGGACTCGGCTGTCACATCCTGATGCTGCTGGCCTTCGGATATCTGACCGGCACCGAGAAGACGCCGTCGCTGTCGCCGTCCCGGACGGTCATCGCGGGTCTGCTGACGGTGGCGGTGCTCGTGCTCGTTGTGACGTCGGTGCCGTTCCTGCGGAAATTCGTCGTCACGCGCGTGCGGTCGCTTTTCGCCGGTGTCGTGCCGCGCATGCTGGATGTGCTGCAGCGGCCGCAGAAGCTGGTCACCGGCATCGGCGGCATGCTGCTGCTCACCGCCTGCTTCGTGATGTGCCTGGACGCCTCGATCCGGGCCTTCGGCGACGAGTCGACGTCGATCAGCCTGGCCAGCGTCGCGGTCGTCTTCCTCGCGGGCAACGCGCTGGGGTCCGCGGCACCGACACCGGGCGGTGTGGGCGCTGTGGAGGCGACGCTGACCGTCGGTCTGATCGCCGTCGGCCTGCCCAAGGAGGTCGCCGCCCCCGCGGTACTGCTCTACCGGCTGCTCACCCTGTGGCTGCCGGTACTGCCGGGCTGGCTGGTCTTCAACCACCTGACCCGGAAAGAGGCGCTGTAACGGCCTCGTACGCCGAGGAACTACACCGCGAATGACCTCGCACGCCGGGTAGGCACACCGCGGAACAGCCGCGTACGCCGGGAGCGGCCAGCACGCGTCGCCTCGCCCGCGGACGTCCGGCTCCCCGGCCCAGGTCTCGCACGGCCCAGACCTCGTACGGGCCGCACCCCTTACGGGCCGCACCTCTCACGGGCCGCACCTCTCACGGGCCGCACCTCTCACGGGCCGCACCCCTTACGGGCCGTACCTCTTACGGGCCGCACCTCTCACGGGCCGCACCCCTTACGGGCCGCACCCCTTACGGGCCGTACCTCTTACGGCTCCTGCCCCGAGCGCACGGCCCCGCGCGCCCGCACGATGGACGCATGCCGAACTCCTTCCGGCTGCGCGCCGCCGCCCTGACCGCCGCCGCAGCCCTGTCCGCGCTCCTGGCGGGCTGCAGCGACGACTCCGGGAGCGACTCCGGCGGCGACGAGGACCTGACAGCCCAGGAGCTCGACTGGAAGGACTGCCCGGCCCCCTCCGAGGCCGAGGGCGGCGGCGCCGCTCCCTCCCCGCTTCCGGACGGCACTCAGTGGCAGTGCGCCACCATGAAGGCGCCGCTCGACTGGGACGACCCCAAGGGTGACACGATCGGCCTCGCGCTGATCCGGGCCGAGGCGAGTGGTGAAGCGGGCCGCCGGATCGGGTCGCTCGTCTTCAACTTCGGCGGCCCGGGCGGATCGGGCGTCACCACTCTGCCCGCCTTCGGCCAGGACTACGCGACCCTGCGCACCCGCTACGACCTGGTCAGCTTCGACCCGCGTGGCGTCGGCCGCAGCGCCCCGGTGGAGTGCCTCGACGACAAGCAGCTCGACACCTACTTCCAGCAGGACGCCACCCCCGACGACGCTGCCGAGCGCACCGAGCTGCTGGACAACACCGAGGACTTCAACGCGGCCTGCGAGAAGAACTCGCGAAAGATCCTGCCGCACGTGCGCACCACCGACGCGGCCCGCGACATGGAACTGATGCGCCAGGTCCTCGGCGACGACAAGCTGCACTACTTCGGCATCTCCTACGGCACCGAACTCGGCGGCGTCTACGCCCATCTGTTCCCCGAGAAGGTGGGCCGCGCCGTCTTCGACGCGGTCGTCGATCCGACGCAGACCCCGGAGCAGGGCTCGCTCGCCCAGGCGAAGGGGTTCCAGCTCGCGCTCGACAACTACGCCGAGGACTGCGTGTCGAAGGTCGAGGACTGCCCCGTCGGGGACAGCGCCCAGAACGTCAAGGACCGCGTCGCACGGCTGCTGAAGGACCTCGACCGCAATCCGATCCCCGGCGTCTTCCCTCGTGAACTCACCCAGACGGCCGCGACCGGAGGCATCGCGCAGGCGCTGTACTCGAAGGACTTCTGGGAGTACCTCACCGACGGCCTGGAGCAGGCGTACGAGGGCGACGGCAGGGTCCTCATGGTGCTGTCGGACGCGTTGAACGGGCGCAACGAGGACGGCGAGTACAGCAACATCACCGCGGCCAACGTCGCCATCAACTGCGCCGACGCCAAGCCGAGGTACGACCCGGCGTACGTGCGACGCCGGCTTCCCGAGTTCCGGCAGGCCTCCGCGCTGTTCGGCGACTATCTCGCCTGGTCCATGCTCAGTTGCACCGACTGGCCGGTGCCCGGAGCAGCCGCCCACCCCGAC
Coding sequences within it:
- a CDS encoding alpha/beta hydrolase; the encoded protein is MPNSFRLRAAALTAAAALSALLAGCSDDSGSDSGGDEDLTAQELDWKDCPAPSEAEGGGAAPSPLPDGTQWQCATMKAPLDWDDPKGDTIGLALIRAEASGEAGRRIGSLVFNFGGPGGSGVTTLPAFGQDYATLRTRYDLVSFDPRGVGRSAPVECLDDKQLDTYFQQDATPDDAAERTELLDNTEDFNAACEKNSRKILPHVRTTDAARDMELMRQVLGDDKLHYFGISYGTELGGVYAHLFPEKVGRAVFDAVVDPTQTPEQGSLAQAKGFQLALDNYAEDCVSKVEDCPVGDSAQNVKDRVARLLKDLDRNPIPGVFPRELTQTAATGGIAQALYSKDFWEYLTDGLEQAYEGDGRVLMVLSDALNGRNEDGEYSNITAANVAINCADAKPRYDPAYVRRRLPEFRQASALFGDYLAWSMLSCTDWPVPGAAAHPDVSAPGAPPILVIGNTGDPATPYAGAGKMVDALGKGVGVELTYRGQGHGAYDSKNKCVQDAVHGYLLDGKVPAAQTVCS